A part of uncultured Treponema sp. genomic DNA contains:
- a CDS encoding DUF1302 family protein: MKNKIFALAMIFCSFAFAQDFDDWGSFSDDTDGFGGGSSPSITFSGEGELQGRMYLDKPEYEGQKDSDYDSISDFPVTATPSAKLGINFSGSNVDADIQLKFDESAIKDYPQDVIDELTIRGYFGKLKLEAGKMKVIWGKGDKLHVLDNFNADDYTDFIVPEYIDRRLSTPMFRAIYSFEKNDLRLEGIWTPYMEKDRFATDGIWTPAAYTELKNSVTEIASNWAASGTAGLMAAAQFDQDDLYPDTQKLKYTQAGLRLTGTFGSFDWGASYYYGHYKQPSADLSATILSGKTTMPSLEYDWKQTFGLEAATVLGRFNLRGELAYNLTDDVAGDNPWVHNNSIAWLAGFDVDIPVNNININIQETGTYIFKGDKIDDAEGFSSYGIMKSALKSYDVDYDKTGYTNNKLVVNITDSWMNDKIAPEVTALWGIERGDLVVQPKIAYKPNGNLTLTLSGMYIHCKDEDSEFYEWKDNSFINVGVNCKF; this comes from the coding sequence ATGAAAAACAAAATTTTTGCGCTTGCGATGATTTTCTGTTCATTTGCATTTGCACAGGATTTTGATGACTGGGGAAGTTTCTCTGACGACACTGACGGTTTTGGCGGAGGCTCAAGTCCTTCAATTACATTCAGCGGCGAAGGAGAACTTCAGGGCAGAATGTATCTTGACAAGCCGGAATACGAAGGCCAGAAAGATTCAGACTACGACTCAATTTCAGATTTTCCTGTTACCGCAACTCCATCTGCAAAACTTGGAATCAATTTTTCAGGCTCAAATGTTGATGCGGACATTCAGCTGAAATTTGACGAAAGCGCAATTAAAGATTATCCACAGGACGTAATTGACGAGCTTACAATCCGCGGATATTTTGGAAAGCTGAAACTTGAAGCGGGAAAAATGAAAGTTATCTGGGGAAAAGGCGACAAGCTTCATGTTCTGGATAATTTCAATGCGGACGATTACACTGACTTCATTGTTCCAGAATACATTGACCGCAGGCTCAGCACGCCGATGTTCCGCGCAATTTATTCTTTTGAAAAAAATGATTTGCGCTTGGAAGGAATCTGGACTCCGTACATGGAAAAAGACAGATTCGCAACAGACGGAATTTGGACGCCAGCCGCATACACTGAATTGAAAAATTCAGTAACTGAAATAGCTTCAAACTGGGCAGCGAGCGGAACAGCAGGACTTATGGCAGCTGCGCAATTCGACCAAGACGACTTGTACCCGGACACGCAAAAATTAAAGTACACACAAGCAGGTCTTAGGCTCACAGGCACATTCGGTTCATTCGACTGGGGCGCAAGCTATTATTACGGACATTACAAACAGCCTTCCGCAGATTTAAGCGCAACAATTCTAAGCGGAAAAACAACAATGCCTTCACTTGAATATGACTGGAAGCAGACATTCGGACTTGAAGCGGCGACCGTGCTTGGAAGATTCAACTTGCGCGGCGAGCTTGCCTACAATTTGACTGACGATGTTGCAGGCGACAATCCTTGGGTTCACAACAACAGCATCGCATGGCTTGCAGGCTTTGATGTGGACATTCCTGTAAACAACATAAATATCAACATTCAGGAAACTGGAACTTACATTTTCAAAGGCGACAAAATTGATGACGCGGAAGGATTTTCTAGTTACGGCATAATGAAATCAGCATTAAAGTCATACGATGTTGACTACGACAAAACTGGATACACAAACAACAAGCTTGTCGTAAACATTACAGATTCTTGGATGAATGATAAAATCGCGCCGGAAGTTACTGCGCTTTGGGGAATCGAACGCGGCGACCTTGTTGTTCAGCCTAAAATCGCATACAAGCCAAACGGAAATTTAACACTGACTTTAAGCGGAATGTACATCCATTGCAAAGATGAAGACAGCGAATTCTACGAATGGAAAGACAACAGCTTTATAAATGTTGGTGTAAACTGCAAATTCTAA
- a CDS encoding outer membrane lipoprotein-sorting protein: MKLTFKTLTLAAALAAGTFAAFADARGDEIMQRTHDVAKPDYSRSQVVMLLTDKNGNTEQRNVLQYGRNKNDITSAVMDFKSPANIKDTRFLQIENKGAPDDKWIYLPALKNTRRVNSSEGSKSFMGTDATYDDLSTREMEEDTHEFVKEETKNGFNCEVVKNTPIDPKSSQYSYRMVWVDKATDYPVYTELFDKNGKLIKTLTVFKIENVDGFNIPMENKMENVQTKHSTSIKVHKVDVKSVLPDRIFTQDFLNTGKF, encoded by the coding sequence ATGAAACTTACATTTAAAACACTTACATTGGCAGCAGCACTTGCAGCAGGAACTTTCGCAGCGTTTGCAGATGCTCGCGGAGATGAAATCATGCAGAGAACACATGATGTCGCAAAACCAGACTACAGCCGCTCTCAAGTTGTAATGCTTTTAACAGACAAAAACGGAAACACAGAGCAGCGTAATGTTCTTCAGTACGGACGCAACAAAAATGACATAACAAGCGCAGTCATGGATTTCAAATCGCCGGCAAACATAAAGGACACAAGATTTCTTCAGATTGAAAATAAAGGCGCGCCAGATGACAAATGGATTTATCTTCCTGCATTGAAAAATACAAGACGTGTAAATTCAAGCGAAGGCTCAAAATCTTTCATGGGAACTGACGCAACTTACGATGACCTTTCCACACGCGAAATGGAAGAAGACACTCACGAATTCGTAAAGGAAGAAACAAAGAACGGTTTCAATTGCGAAGTTGTAAAAAACACACCGATTGATCCAAAGTCAAGCCAGTACAGCTACAGAATGGTTTGGGTTGACAAAGCAACAGACTATCCTGTTTACACAGAGCTTTTTGACAAAAACGGAAAACTCATAAAAACTCTTACTGTTTTCAAAATTGAAAATGTTGACGGCTTCAATATTCCAATGGAAAACAAAATGGAAAATGTTCAGACAAAACATTCAACTTCCATAAAAGTTCATAAAGTTGATGTAAAGTCAGTTCTTCCAGACAGAATCTTTACACAAGACTTCTTAAACACAGGAAAATTCTAA